GCGGTACTTCCGCTCTGATCGGTGCGGCCATCCTCGGTCCCCGAATCGGTAAATATTCCCGCGACAAAAGCGGCAAAGTAACGAAGGTCCACGCCATTCCCGGTCACTCGCTGACACTGGGTGCGCTCGGCTGCTTTATCCTGTGGTTCGGCTGGTACGGATTCAACGGTGCCGCCGCTACCGCGCTCGACGGCGTGGGCGGCTTGGCTTCGATTTTCGTTACCACGACGATCGCACCGGCGGTTGCAACGTGCGTAACGATGGCTTTTACCTGGATTAAAAACGGCAAACCGGACGTGTCGATGTCTTTGAACGGTTCGCTCGCCGGATTGGTCGGCATTACGGCCGGCTGTGCCGCACTGGATGCGTTCGGTGCGATTATGGTCGGTCTGGTGTCGGGTATCCTGATCGTGGTCGTGGTCGAAGGTCTCGATATGAAACTGCATATCGACGATCCGGTCGGTGCGGTTGCCGTTCATATGGCGAACGGTATTTGGGGTACGCTTGCCGTCGGATTGTTCGCGGTTGAAGGCGGTCTGTTTTACGGCGGCGGATTCAGTCTGTTGGGCGTTCAGGCGCTCGGCGTGATTTCGATTCTTGCCTGGACGACGGTGTGTATGCTGATTACGTTTACCGTGATCAAAAAAGTACACGGACTGCGCGTTTCCCGTGAAGAAGAAATCATCGGTCTGGATAAACTGGAACACGGAATCCTTTCCAGTTATGCGGATTTCGTTCCGGCGTTTCACGCCGAATTCGGCGAATCGGCCAATGCCGGTGAACCGGTCGCTCCCCCGGAGACCGCGGTTCCCGTAACGACCGTTACGACCGAAAAAGCTTCCAAGCCCGCCGGTGCGGTCAAATTGTCGAAAGTGGTTATCGTAACCCGCCAGAACAAATTCGACAGTTTGAAAGTTGCGCTGAACGCCATCGGCGTAACCGGTATGACGGTGGCCAACGTAATGGGCTGCGGTATCCAAAAAGGTGCGAGCGAATACTACCGCGGCGTGCCGGTGGAAATCAATCTGCTGCCCAAAATTAAAGTGGAAGTCGTGGTGTCGAAAGTACCGGTAAGCACCGTTATCGAGGCGGCCAAAAAAGCCTTGTACACGGGCCATATCGGCGACGGAAAGATTTTCGTCTACGACGTTGAAGACGTCGTAAAAGTCCGTACCGGCGAAACCGGCTACGATGCGCTCCAGAACGAAGATGAATAGCGTTTCATACAGGTAAAAATCTCCATTTCAAAAATAGAAGACCGGACGGAATCGCGGCAGCGTTCCGTTCGGTTTTCCTTGTATTTTAGCATTTCTGATGTTATACTGTATCCGGAGTTTTTGATGGATACTGCTATCTTGTATAAACAGGGAAAAAAACACCAGTTTGCCCCGTTCAGCATCGGGTTACTCTTAATTTTATTCTCCGTTTTTCTGCTGTATGCGGATCATATAAAACGGCTGAGCACCATTTTTGATACTGAAAGCGAATTGTACGTGCGGGAAATATCGCGTCAGACGGAAATGCTGATAGAAGACCGGTTAAAAAATCGGCTTATGAATCTTGAGCAGCTGGCGACGGTATTCCGTTATTCGGAAAATCTCCATTCCGATGTCGTGTTCGATTATTTGGCCAAGCAGGCGGTTCGATCGGGGGTTATCCGTTTCGGCGTGGCGCTTCCCGACGGAACGTATCGGACGAGCGACGGTCAAACGGCGCATCGGGCCGTTTCCATTACCGATCGGGATTATTTCCGAAAATCGATGAACGGCTTGAATGCCGTCGAATTTTCGCTGCACTCCCTCGTCGACGGGCAGGAAATCTTTGTCTGCAGCGTGCCGATCATGCAGGAACGGGGAATCGGCGGCGTTCTGACCGGTATTTACGATGTGGCCGCGATAGAAAACGCGCTGACGCTGCAGGGGTTCAGTAAGGACGGTTTTTCGGTTATCATAGACGCGGACGGCGATTTCATTACGGGGCGGGGTGATACGAATCTTGCGTTTTTTGACGGAAACTTTTTCCGGAACGTGAGCCGCAGGAACTTCCGGTCGCGGGAGGCTTTCGCCGATTTCAAAACGGCGTTTTCACAGCGCACCGAATATATATCGAGTATGCGGTTTTCGGAAAATCCGTATTTCGTGTACATACACCCGCTTTCTTTCGATAATTGTTCGCTGCTGATGATGTTTCCGGCAAAACTGCTGACGCTCGCTTCTTCCCGGTTTACGGTGCTGACCGTTTTTTTGTGCGTGTTCCAGATATTGTTTTTGGTCATGATTATCGCGATTTTTGGGCTTATGTACAAGAAGAACAAACGCGATTTGTACGTGCTTGCGTTTGAAGATTCCATTACGAAAGGCGGAAACAATTCGTGGTTTTCCATAGAGGCGAGCAGTCTGCTCTCTTCGTCCCAAGATACGCAGTACGCGTTCGTGATAATCGATATCGATCATCTTAAAATACTGAACGATACGTTCGGCTATGAAAACGGGAATCGGGTGCTGAAATACGTATACGACTGTCTGAACGGTATGCTGGTTTCAGACGAGATTGCGGTCCGCGCCATGCAGGATGATTTTATCATGCTGCTGAAGTT
This sequence is a window from Treponema brennaborense DSM 12168. Protein-coding genes within it:
- a CDS encoding ammonium transporter; this translates as MEAESIIKAASEAAAGDIWGVWFLMGAALVFFMQCGFAMVETGFTRAKNAGNIIMKNLMDFCIGTVMFILIGFTLMMSENYLFGFLGMPNWQIFTDYANFEWSSFVFNLVFCATSATIVSGAMAERTKFSAYCIYSAVISAVVYPIEAGWVWNSQGWLAQLGFIDFAGSAAIHMVGGTSALIGAAILGPRIGKYSRDKSGKVTKVHAIPGHSLTLGALGCFILWFGWYGFNGAAATALDGVGGLASIFVTTTIAPAVATCVTMAFTWIKNGKPDVSMSLNGSLAGLVGITAGCAALDAFGAIMVGLVSGILIVVVVEGLDMKLHIDDPVGAVAVHMANGIWGTLAVGLFAVEGGLFYGGGFSLLGVQALGVISILAWTTVCMLITFTVIKKVHGLRVSREEEIIGLDKLEHGILSSYADFVPAFHAEFGESANAGEPVAPPETAVPVTTVTTEKASKPAGAVKLSKVVIVTRQNKFDSLKVALNAIGVTGMTVANVMGCGIQKGASEYYRGVPVEINLLPKIKVEVVVSKVPVSTVIEAAKKALYTGHIGDGKIFVYDVEDVVKVRTGETGYDALQNEDE
- a CDS encoding bifunctional diguanylate cyclase/phosphodiesterase, coding for MDTAILYKQGKKHQFAPFSIGLLLILFSVFLLYADHIKRLSTIFDTESELYVREISRQTEMLIEDRLKNRLMNLEQLATVFRYSENLHSDVVFDYLAKQAVRSGVIRFGVALPDGTYRTSDGQTAHRAVSITDRDYFRKSMNGLNAVEFSLHSLVDGQEIFVCSVPIMQERGIGGVLTGIYDVAAIENALTLQGFSKDGFSVIIDADGDFITGRGDTNLAFFDGNFFRNVSRRNFRSREAFADFKTAFSQRTEYISSMRFSENPYFVYIHPLSFDNCSLLMMFPAKLLTLASSRFTVLTVFLCVFQILFLVMIIAIFGLMYKKNKRDLYVLAFEDSITKGGNNSWFSIEASSLLSSSQDTQYAFVIIDIDHLKILNDTFGYENGNRVLKYVYDCLNGMLVSDEIAVRAMQDDFIMLLKFHSKEVLQDRLKLMAARIGNFNVEDDRRYVISISAGIYQVEDPRLDILTMQDRAFIALENAKRQRGSLLRCAYFREQDRKRLREEKRIENRMEEALASGEFIVYLQPKYDIGSDSVTGAEALIRWLDPERGMIRPDEFIPLFERNGFIFSIDLFVFEQVCKLLRSELDRGLTPHTISVNLSLAYLNRPNFLRFFKDICLKYDIPPTYLELELTETIVFENMELLIRIIREMHEFGFTCSLDDFGSGYSSLNMLKAVPVDVLKLDKEFFADNGNDDLRGTSVIESVIELARKLKMKTVSEGVEKKWQVDFLRQVKCDMVQGFVYSQPVCIREYEQLAFGSPAEP